One genomic segment of Streptomyces sp. TLI_146 includes these proteins:
- a CDS encoding N-acetylmuramoyl-L-alanine amidase — protein MSYDSESPTPARRRLRGNLVIATAALVPTALAGWLVWQAMGGSGGQDDKPPRVLPLPSGPAVVPSGNTRPPTVTVTATPSPSVSPSVAPSTQSARPTGPLAGRVVVIDPGHNPSNFEHAAEINRQVDIGTNKKECDTTGTDTKGGYTEAAFTLDVSHRLRALLEKLGATVTYTQDNDRPFGPCVDERAAIGNRAKADAVVSVHADGAAEGQRGFHVILPALVNAGKANTAPIVAPSRELGVRIAGKFVHATGMPPSNYVGDGTALDVRKDLGGLNLSTVPKVFIECGNMRDSGDAALLTNADWRQKAAQGIADGISSFLQK, from the coding sequence GTGTCGTACGACAGCGAGTCCCCCACCCCCGCCCGGCGCCGTCTGCGCGGCAATCTCGTCATCGCCACCGCCGCGCTGGTCCCGACCGCCCTGGCCGGGTGGCTGGTGTGGCAGGCCATGGGCGGCTCCGGCGGCCAGGACGACAAGCCGCCGAGGGTGCTGCCGCTGCCGAGCGGGCCCGCCGTGGTCCCCTCGGGGAACACCCGGCCGCCGACGGTCACGGTGACGGCGACCCCCTCGCCGTCCGTCTCGCCCTCCGTCGCGCCCTCCACCCAGTCGGCCCGGCCGACCGGGCCGCTCGCCGGGCGGGTCGTGGTGATCGACCCGGGGCACAACCCGAGCAACTTCGAGCACGCCGCCGAGATCAACCGCCAGGTCGACATCGGGACGAACAAGAAGGAGTGCGACACCACCGGCACCGACACCAAAGGCGGCTACACCGAGGCCGCGTTCACCCTGGACGTCTCGCACCGCCTCCGGGCGCTACTGGAGAAGCTGGGCGCGACCGTCACGTACACCCAGGACAACGACCGGCCGTTCGGCCCGTGCGTGGACGAGCGGGCGGCGATCGGCAACCGGGCGAAGGCCGACGCGGTCGTCTCGGTGCACGCCGACGGCGCGGCCGAGGGGCAGCGCGGCTTCCATGTGATCCTGCCCGCCCTGGTGAACGCGGGGAAGGCGAACACCGCCCCGATCGTGGCCCCCTCGCGTGAGCTGGGTGTGAGGATCGCGGGGAAGTTCGTGCACGCCACCGGCATGCCGCCCTCCAACTACGTGGGCGACGGCACCGCGTTGGACGTCCGGAAGGACCTCGGCGGGCTCAATCTGTCGACCGTGCCGAAGGTGTTCATCGAGTGCGGGAACATGCGGGATTCCGGCGACGCGGCCCTGCTGACGAACGCGGATTGGCGGCAGAAGGCGGCCCAGGGGATCGCGGACGGGATCAGCAGCTTCCTGCAGAAGTGA
- a CDS encoding lipid-transfer protein, protein MKSLVAGVGMTKFEKPESREWQYWDMAREAGTAALADAGIAYGQVEQVLAGYCFQPSTAGQRAAYELGLTGVPVHNVNNNCATGASALTLARQLVEGGVSECVLALGFEKMKRGALGGGATGDDFSTSPVARHYSVMAAAHGFEMSPPTAQIFGNAAREHMELYGTTAAQLAAVGAKNHRHSVHNAHAQFQVDYSVAEVLASKEIHRPLTKLQCSPTSDGSAAAVVVSERFAAEHALEERAVEIAAQAMTTDTAESFASGRCIDVVGLGMTRAAARLVYDRSGLGIEDVDVIELHDCFSINELLTYEALGMCGEGESGKLLESGATTYGGRWVVNPSGGLISKGHPLGATGLAQVCELVTQLRGEAGPRQVEGAGVGLAHNIGLGGAAVVTLLRR, encoded by the coding sequence GTGAAGAGCCTGGTGGCCGGTGTCGGCATGACGAAGTTCGAGAAGCCCGAGTCGCGGGAGTGGCAGTACTGGGACATGGCGCGGGAGGCCGGTACGGCGGCGCTGGCGGACGCCGGGATCGCGTACGGGCAGGTGGAACAGGTTCTGGCGGGCTACTGCTTCCAGCCGTCGACGGCGGGCCAGCGGGCGGCGTACGAACTGGGCCTGACCGGCGTCCCCGTCCACAACGTCAACAACAACTGCGCGACCGGCGCGAGCGCGCTGACGCTGGCCCGGCAGCTGGTGGAGGGCGGGGTCAGCGAGTGCGTACTGGCGCTGGGGTTCGAGAAGATGAAGCGCGGCGCGCTGGGCGGCGGCGCCACGGGTGACGACTTCTCGACGTCCCCGGTGGCCCGCCACTACTCCGTCATGGCCGCCGCCCACGGCTTCGAGATGAGCCCGCCCACCGCGCAGATCTTCGGCAACGCGGCGCGGGAGCACATGGAGCTGTACGGGACGACGGCGGCGCAGCTGGCGGCGGTGGGCGCGAAGAACCACCGCCACTCGGTGCACAACGCGCACGCCCAGTTCCAGGTCGATTACTCCGTGGCGGAGGTGCTGGCCTCAAAGGAGATCCACCGCCCCCTGACCAAGCTCCAGTGCTCCCCGACGTCCGACGGCTCGGCGGCGGCCGTCGTCGTCTCCGAGCGCTTCGCCGCCGAACACGCCCTGGAGGAGCGGGCGGTGGAGATCGCCGCCCAGGCGATGACGACGGACACGGCCGAGTCCTTCGCGTCCGGCCGGTGCATCGACGTGGTGGGTCTCGGCATGACGCGGGCGGCGGCACGCCTCGTGTACGACCGCTCCGGCCTCGGCATCGAGGACGTCGACGTGATCGAGCTCCACGACTGCTTCTCCATCAACGAGCTGCTGACGTACGAGGCGCTGGGGATGTGCGGCGAGGGCGAGTCCGGAAAGCTGCTGGAGTCCGGGGCGACGACATACGGCGGCCGGTGGGTGGTGAACCCGTCCGGGGGCCTGATCTCCAAGGGGCATCCGCTGGGGGCGACGGGGTTGGCGCAGGTGTGCGAGCTGGTGACGCAGCTACGGGGAGAGGCGGGCCCACGACAGGTGGAGGGGGCGGGGGTCGGGCTGGCGCACAACATCGGGTTGGGGGGTGCGGCGGTGGTGACGCTGCTGCGGAGGTAG
- a CDS encoding class I SAM-dependent methyltransferase — translation MATPKPEILAAFEAAKGFMPVREGLALYDAAVAAGALGLPLLEVGTYCGRSTLLLADAARAAGTVAVTVDHHRGSEEQQPGWEYHDPSVVDPEVGLMDTLPTFRRTLHKAGLEDHVIAVVGRSPQVARAWGGEVGLVFIDGGHTDEHANGDYEGWAPHLAEGGLLVIHDVFPDPVDEFTGQAPYRVYLRALASGAFTEVSATDSLRVLRRTRAGV, via the coding sequence ATGGCGACACCCAAGCCGGAGATCCTCGCCGCCTTCGAGGCCGCCAAGGGGTTCATGCCCGTACGCGAAGGGCTCGCCCTCTACGACGCGGCCGTGGCGGCGGGCGCGCTCGGCCTGCCGCTCCTGGAGGTCGGCACCTACTGCGGCCGCTCCACGCTGCTGCTCGCCGACGCCGCCCGCGCCGCCGGGACCGTCGCCGTCACCGTCGACCACCACCGGGGCAGCGAGGAGCAGCAGCCCGGCTGGGAGTACCACGACCCGAGCGTGGTCGACCCGGAGGTCGGCCTGATGGACACCCTGCCCACCTTCCGCCGCACCCTGCACAAGGCGGGCCTGGAGGACCACGTGATCGCGGTCGTCGGCCGCTCGCCGCAGGTGGCGCGGGCCTGGGGCGGCGAGGTCGGGCTCGTCTTCATCGACGGCGGCCACACCGACGAGCACGCGAACGGGGACTACGAGGGCTGGGCCCCGCACCTCGCCGAGGGCGGCCTGCTGGTGATCCACGACGTCTTCCCCGACCCGGTCGACGAGTTCACCGGCCAAGCCCCGTACCGCGTCTATCTGCGCGCGCTGGCCTCCGGCGCGTTCACCGAGGTCTCGGCCACCGACTCGCTGCGCGTGCTGCGCCGCACGCGCGCCGGGGTGTGA
- a CDS encoding acyl-CoA dehydrogenase: MGIGITREQRELAEAVRGWLARAVPVEEVRKLLDAPAGDARPPYWDALAGQGLLGVHLGERHGGGGLVELAVVLEEAGRGALPGPYLPSVLAAGLLERAGHLATVDAIAAGARTAAVALGPGGLTAVRDPAGWTLDGVAPPVLAGAQADLLVLAARAGEETLWLAVDAADLGVRAHDGADPTRPTAEVAAHGLTVADDRVLAVDPELVRDLAAVLFAAEACGTAGWALETAVAHAKVREQFGRPIGRFQAVKHLCADMLVRVEQARALVWDAARAADSEGAEVRGLVASLAAGTALDAAFSCAQDCVQILGGIGFTWEHDAHLRLRRALVARQLLGAGDAHRQRAVRLAGAGARRELRLELPGEAEEFRGPAREAARSVRGLDPAAARRTLAPTGYAAPHLPPPYGLGAGPVQQLVVQEELRAAGVKVAELGIGTWVVPSLLAYGTREQQERFLLPTLRGDLLWCQLFSEPEAGSDLASLRTRAERTGDGWRITGQKVWTSAAQWADHGILLARTDTEAPKHEGLTYFLVDMKNTPGIDIRPLREITGDALFNEVYFDGAPLPPDAVVGEVGGGWRVARNTLGNERVHMADQLTFDTGLESLLTRAEGLDGSYRARIGALAAEAHALACIGLRTTTLQVSGLEPGAGASVRKLVQTAHQQKVADLALELLGPAGAAAEGPARRAVHGYLMSRCLTIAGGTTQVQLNVVAERILGLPRD; the protein is encoded by the coding sequence ATGGGCATCGGAATCACCCGGGAGCAGCGGGAGCTGGCCGAGGCGGTACGCGGCTGGCTGGCGCGGGCCGTGCCGGTCGAGGAGGTGCGCAAGCTGCTGGACGCACCCGCCGGGGACGCCCGCCCGCCGTACTGGGACGCGCTGGCCGGGCAGGGCCTGCTCGGCGTCCACCTGGGCGAGCGACACGGCGGCGGGGGCCTGGTGGAGCTCGCGGTGGTCCTGGAGGAGGCGGGCAGGGGCGCGCTGCCCGGCCCGTACCTGCCGAGCGTGCTCGCGGCGGGGCTTCTGGAGCGGGCCGGGCACCTGGCGACGGTGGACGCGATCGCGGCCGGGGCCCGGACAGCCGCCGTGGCGCTCGGTCCCGGGGGCCTCACCGCCGTACGGGACCCGGCGGGCTGGACGCTCGACGGGGTCGCGCCGCCCGTGCTCGCCGGGGCCCAGGCCGACCTGCTGGTCCTGGCCGCCCGGGCGGGCGAGGAGACGCTGTGGCTGGCGGTGGACGCGGCGGACCTGGGCGTACGGGCGCACGACGGCGCCGATCCCACCCGCCCCACCGCCGAGGTCGCCGCGCACGGCCTCACGGTCGCGGACGACCGGGTGCTGGCCGTGGACCCCGAGCTCGTACGGGACCTCGCGGCCGTCCTCTTCGCGGCCGAGGCGTGCGGCACCGCGGGCTGGGCGCTGGAGACGGCGGTCGCCCACGCCAAGGTGCGCGAGCAGTTCGGGCGGCCGATCGGGCGGTTCCAGGCGGTCAAGCACCTCTGCGCGGACATGCTGGTCCGGGTCGAGCAGGCGCGGGCGCTGGTGTGGGACGCGGCGCGGGCGGCGGACTCGGAGGGAGCCGAGGTGCGCGGCCTGGTCGCCTCGCTGGCGGCGGGCACGGCTCTGGACGCGGCGTTCAGCTGCGCCCAGGACTGCGTCCAGATCCTCGGCGGCATCGGCTTCACCTGGGAGCACGACGCCCATCTGCGTCTGCGCCGCGCCCTGGTGGCCCGCCAGCTCCTGGGCGCCGGGGACGCCCACCGGCAGCGGGCCGTCCGGCTCGCCGGGGCCGGGGCGCGCCGGGAACTGCGCCTGGAGCTGCCCGGGGAGGCGGAGGAGTTCCGGGGCCCGGCACGGGAGGCGGCCCGGTCCGTACGCGGCCTCGACCCGGCGGCCGCCCGGCGGACCCTCGCCCCCACCGGCTACGCCGCCCCGCACCTGCCGCCTCCCTACGGCCTGGGTGCCGGCCCGGTCCAGCAGCTGGTCGTCCAGGAGGAGTTGAGGGCGGCCGGGGTGAAGGTCGCCGAGCTGGGGATCGGGACCTGGGTGGTGCCGTCGTTGCTGGCGTACGGGACGCGCGAGCAGCAGGAGCGCTTTCTGCTGCCGACCCTGCGCGGGGACCTGCTGTGGTGCCAGCTGTTCTCGGAGCCGGAGGCGGGCTCGGACCTGGCGAGCCTGCGGACCCGGGCCGAGCGCACCGGCGACGGCTGGCGGATCACCGGCCAGAAGGTGTGGACGAGCGCGGCCCAGTGGGCGGACCACGGGATCCTGCTCGCCAGGACCGATACCGAGGCCCCCAAGCACGAGGGCCTCACCTACTTCCTCGTGGACATGAAGAACACGCCCGGGATCGACATCCGCCCGCTCCGCGAGATCACCGGGGACGCGCTCTTCAACGAGGTGTACTTCGACGGGGCGCCGCTGCCGCCCGACGCGGTCGTCGGCGAGGTGGGCGGCGGCTGGCGGGTCGCCCGCAACACCCTGGGCAACGAACGTGTCCACATGGCCGACCAGTTGACCTTCGACACCGGTCTGGAGTCGCTGCTGACCCGCGCGGAAGGCCTGGACGGCTCGTACCGCGCCCGGATCGGCGCCCTGGCCGCCGAGGCGCACGCGCTCGCCTGCATCGGGCTGCGCACCACCACGCTCCAGGTGTCGGGCCTGGAGCCCGGCGCCGGGGCCAGCGTGCGCAAGCTCGTCCAGACCGCTCACCAGCAGAAGGTGGCCGACCTGGCCCTGGAGCTGCTCGGCCCGGCGGGCGCGGCGGCCGAGGGCCCGGCGCGGCGGGCCGTCCACGGCTATCTGATGTCCCGCTGTCTGACGATCGCGGGCGGCACCACGCAGGTCCAGCTCAATGTCGTGGCCGAGCGGATCCTCGGCCTGCCGCGAGACTGA